In the genome of Scylla paramamosain isolate STU-SP2022 chromosome 10, ASM3559412v1, whole genome shotgun sequence, the window tatactgaatTTCCGCTAACCACTGAACTGACCATTCGTGATATAACTACCTTTTCCTCCCTACCCCATTttctacctccacctccctgccctcttttctccctcctccacctcctggcaattttttctcctttcctccaaccccttccttccttccacctcagtaatctccccctttttttttctcctccatctccctatagcctttccttcctttccttctcttgaccctcctttccccttgcctttcctcctctccctcctcgcatCTGACCCACTCTTCGCCACTCTTACCTGGTTCACGGACTTCTCCATATCCAGCGCCTTCTGCATAGCCTCAAGTCCCGTGCCCCagttgatggtggtgggggcggACACAGGTAGCATGGTCACAACGCCTCCGCGCATGCTTTGGTACTTCGACAGCGTCCCGGCCCGCACCTGCTGCTCTTCCGCCATCTGCTGGAAGAACTTTTCGAACCCTGGGAGAGAGACGTCGCAGCTGCCGAAATGGTGAGCCTGACGGAGGAGGAacggcagcaggaggaggagttagtggTGTgggttttggtgtttatttatctagttggaggaggaggaggatgatgagaaaGAGCAGTCAGATGTGTGAGTGGTACTTTCTTATCTagttggaagaggaggtagtggtgtaGATCGTGGTgcttatttatctagttgtataTACCCTTTCagttctagattttttttctcagtcgcctataaatttttaaataattttctaCTGGTATCTTAAATAGTTCTGTAGAcaaaatttctccatttttttttctgttccgtGCTCTGACTGTTAGCAAATCCtatagcaatgaaagggttgTTCGGTTAGTCATCTGTATTTTGCGTAATTGTAGTTACCTGGTTCCATTTATGTTGTTGTACGTATTTACCTAATTGCATTTTACCTAGCTGAGTAAAGGATTTAAGTGTAGCTCGTATTGTTCTGTCTCAAGGTCTACTTTTATCCAGCCCAGAGTTCTGTATCTTTTCTTGCACGCACCACCTCCACATCAGTCATTTCGAGCTTCAATACTTCTTTTTGAGAAGGTTTTTTCTCGGTGTCTGGGCATgaagttattttccttttgtgcGGAAACCTTGCTTAACTTTATATCAGTCTGTGTACAGTGCAACATATCCTTTGTCATGGCCCATGCATTTATGAAGCATCAAATATCTAGCTTCGCATGCACCACCAGTCAGTGAGGCCCGTAAGGATCAACAGGTTTGTGGTTGTTAGTACCACTCATGTGTTTCTTTGTGACGAGAAGCAAATGATACTTAGTCCGCAGATTCGAAACAGACAGTACTCTTGCTCGGCATCAGACTTATGCAGTTTAATGATCTCACCGCCGCTCGTTCACTACAATGTATCCCTCTTTGTCATTACTTGATTTCTCAAACTTGTCGTCTTTCGCCTACAAATGTCTTAGCCAGCTAAATGTCTTAATCAGGTATATTCattaatataaaaacataatatCATATAATATGTATCAACATTAAATGTGTTTTGTTAATATCATTACGATTTTGTTGAGGAAATTTATAGTTTGGTGGCCCCGTCATTTATAGCTGTGAGTGTACCGCACCTCACTCCAGCAGAAGCTCCCAGCCGTAACAGCTCTAATAGACCACTCTGCGTGCTTCCTTGTGCTTAACTTATAAGTTAATGTATTATATGTATCTTTTTTCTGTAGTGCATACGTTAGGAAGTGTAACTAAGCTGACTCTTAAATATAAGTGTTGGTTATTATGAAATTAAGAGGAGCCCCAGTGGTTCAGTTACACGCGGCACCACCCGCGAGGGTAAAACAAGAACAGCCTACCGGGTTTCCATATCTCAGGCTAGAGGTTGGGCGCTTCAAGCTGATTAAATTGTGATGGGTATGTGAACCAGAAAAGAGGAACATAATTTATGAATTAGTGTTTGCTGTGCTGAGCAGCCTTGTTTGTATTgtttggttgactgactggctagaCTGCCTGATTTGATGGATACTTAACAGGTTTGCGTACATTCAGCCTTCCAAGTTAAGTCGAAGTGCATGGTCACACTTAATGTGGGCAACATAAGAATTAGTGAGGCGAAAGCCAAGTACTTCTTTCGGTATCGTTTTCTTAAGGGTATTGGTTtaaaataaatagcaaatacTCATAAgattgataatgaaaaaaaaaaggcagaaagatTAGCggaacttctttttcttcatttttcacacCAACAAAAACGTAGCTTAAATGCccaaataaatgaagataaagaaaggtagCAAAGCACTCTCATCCATATCACTGTTTCATCCATATCACTGGCAACTTGaaattctctgcctgtttcaattttttttttctcttctcttcctgcgtCTTCAATTACTATCTATTTAAAGAGAGAAGCATCAAGACCTCTCTCGAGCTAAATTAACCCGCTCAGATGACAACCACCTccatttgtacatttttttttatttatttattttatttatttattttatttatttttttcggatGGGGGAACAGGATGAAGGCGGCAGCCATCTAGTAagatattttctcttcctaaccttttcacgtataaaaaaaaaaatgactttcgtactttctttgttcttcccttctccatcatcaatatcacattattattattattattattattattattattattattattgttatcaagTATCCATTATTCATGATTAATTATTAggtatcattgttattattattattattattattattattattattattattattattattattattattatcatcatcattattattattactttcgtACGGGGTATGTATCTCAGCATTTAACAACACAGTAAGGAGCAATGTAGCGTGTCGGGACGAGCCTTACAGACGCCCAGCAGTAACAAATCTGGCTCCTCATTAACGTCCTTATTGATAAAACCCCCGCGTAACACAACCAGCAGAGGGTGACTCACAGCATCAAGGGCGCCTCGTAAAGTGCGTTCCTGAGCGATCATAAAGTATTCGCGGTCTAAAAATAAGGTGATTTTAAGAGCTGAGGTGAAGGAACCGCTCTCGTTAAGGTAAGAATCTCGAGtaaacctttcccttcctctcattagCCGCGGGAACAATCATCTTCACGAGGCTGAGTCAAGTGCTGGAATCTTCAAACCCTCGAAGTTCAAGGAATTGATACAAAGGGCCATCACTTCCTCCCTTAGTGGTCCAAACATTTGTGCGAGTTGATTATACGAAGGTTGAAAGAATGAACACGTGTCATTATCCATTGTTTAATACGTTGGACTCGTTTCTTCCCATAGACCGACTGTACATGTAAGTTAAGTTGACAAAGTTTTAAGAATGAATACGTGTTATAATCTAATGTTTGATACTTTGGCCTTAGTTTCTTCCCTTAATCTGAGTATACAAGAGTTAAGTCGAcgattctttctttacttcggACATATATGCTAATGAAGTCAACCAGAGTCAAAGAATGAACACGTGTCATTATCTTACTTTTAATATCTTCCCTTAATCCGAATGTATATATGCTAGTTAAGTCTGCGAGAGTTTTAAGAATGAAGGAGCGTCATTCAGTAATGCCTTATTAAGAAACATACATTCGCGTCTCTGTATAGTGGAGACAAgcgcagcaataacaacaacaagcgtGAATCATCGACATAATTATGCATTCCCTTTTAAGTAATGGACAGAGAGGGTTATGCAATGAGTTCTTTCAAATGCACCACGCCGTCTTGTGTGGcgctgagggagagggagaagatgcaCCAGCCGGCCAGGCCTTCCCAGTAATACAAACACCGCACAACACACGCCGCGATACAATATCTGATCGCATTTGCATGGTCGCTATTATTAgtcatacactctctctctctctctctctctctctctctctctctctctctctctctctctctctctctctctctctctctctctctctctctctttcttggaGTGTTTCATACATTTAATCCGTCAATCagttctattcttctctttcgtaatctatttgtctattgcatctctctctctctctctctctctctctctctctctctctctctctctctctctctctctctctctctctctctctctctctctctctctctctctctctctctctttctctgccaaGGTCACGCCACACAATACAACACTGACTCCTAGTAATGCTCCGGGAGATAAGGCGGCGGGGAGCGTGGAGGGTCCCGCCGCCGCGCCCGATGACGCTGCGGCCGTAAATCACGTTAACTTAAACCGCGCACTTGTATAAAGATAATTGGAGATGTTATAAAAGTGCTGCATCCGTGAATATATAGAGTTACTGCCGCCCGCACTTGTCTGCGTCAATGAGTAAGGCAAGGAAGACACTGGATTGAAATATGGGAGAACAAAGTGCATTCTCTCCGTGTCGTAATTGTagattgtgtgcgtgtgtgggtgtgtgtgtgtgtgtctgtgtgggtgtgtgtgtgtgggtgtggagtgAGAAATTGAAACACATGGTCTggactcctacacacacacacacacacacacacacacacacacacacacacacacacacacacacacactaacattaAGACCTAATTACAATATATCCTCGTAAGTCAGTGAGTGGATTAAAGAATATCGATGGAAAGGATCTAGTTTTACGGATACAGAGAGAGGCTGGATACTTGAGAGGACGCAAAAAAAAGTTGCGAAAAATGTGCTTGAATTCTATATATACTACACATGTCTTTACATAATTCAGGCTCTCCTCTTTATCAGGCTCTCCTCTTTATCACCTcgattacttttccttctccatttctcgtTGTTCTCTTTGTTCGTTATTCCTTCCTCATTGCCCTTCTCCTGTGGCTTCTTACtcacttctgtgtgtgtgtgtgtgtgtgtgtgtgtgtgtgtatgtgtgtcagcGGCGTGTCATAGCGGCCTCATGTCACATCctagcgcgcgcgcgcacacacacacacacacacacacacacacacacacacacacacacacacacgtacacgtacTCACCATGCTGCTGTACACATAACCGACGTGGAGGAACAAGTTGATCTGCCTGCTGATAGCTGCTTCGGTCCTCTCGTGGAAGTTGTGGCGGCACCTGGCGACGGGCTGCACCTCCTGGGGCCCGAAACCACTTTCGTAGTGCGCCCCGCCCCGTCCAggctccctctccccttcctcctgcgcCGTGGGCATGTCCGCGTACTGCCTGTAGGTGCTGGAGGGCGTGAGGGAGTGAATAAAGAAGCGTGAGGATTGAAGGCTTAGTGGAAAGAAGAAGTGAagcaagattaggttaggttaggttgcgtaagttaggttaatttaggtacATGCGTGAGGGAGTCGATACTGCGGTATAGGAACTTAGGAAGTGAGGCAAGActgcttaagttaggttagattaaggtgGGGGTATATGGGTTAtgtagcttaggttaggttacgtgggcaggttaggttaaggttaggttagtttaggttacgtatgtggattaggttaagttaggttaggttgcgttaggttaggttacgttacgttacggtAAGTAGGTTAAACGTGAGCACATTATAAGACCCCTACTTCTCTGATTCAGAAATCTAACTACTTGGTAAAAAAGTGGGTTCCCGAAAGGCAGTCTGGCGAGGAAGCAGTGTTATTGGGGGACGGTATTATAGACACAGGTGTGGTACGGAATGAGAGAAGGGTAAAGTGGTGACcagtgtggtgtgtgggggAAGATTCAtgtggaggggtgaggggtggcaTGGATTGTGGGATGGAGGTGGTTTGAGCGTCATTGGAGATTTCCTCAATAGGGTAGAGAAGGAGACTGTATGGAAAGACTGCTAGGTAAAGgtatgagagagtgagaggtttaaagagaggagggagagtgaaggcagTGGACAGTAAAAAGAAGTGTAAAGATAGACTGTTAGGTGGTGATATGAGATAGTAAGAGGGTTAAAGAGAGCAAGAAGTGTGAAGgtagtaaaggagaaaaaaggaatgtaTGGCGAGACTGCTAGGTGACgaaaggtgagagtgagaggacgTTGAAGGAGCGTGAAggtagtgaaggagagggaggagggagcgtGGAGGTATCTAGGAAGTGTTGGGGTggtaaaaagagagggaaggaagtgagtggGCGTAGTGTTAGGTGACGAGggtgtgaaagaaggaaggattgtTGTGGGCGTGAGGGGGAAACAGGAGCTGGAGACTGGGTGGCTGTGATGCGAGGAGTGGAGGGTGTGGcggagggaataaaggaaggagcgTGCAGGAGTACGAGTGGAGGGAACAAGAAAATTGCGTGATGGAGCAGaatacaacacaatacaatGCAGTACAAGTATACAgtgtaagggaaaaaataggTTTCTTTAgtgataattaaataaatacccCTGTCATTTAGTGttctaactaaaaaaaaaaaacgtattagCATGCACTTCCATAAACAAGCAAGCTTTTAtcgatttgattttttttcctctatttaaaCTCTGCGCTTTACAACCCCATTGTCGCGACGCCTTAGATCCATCAGTCTTTCTACTCACTCCTGTCTACTGATGGCGAGGCAGGGGAGGAGGCTGACAGAGACGAAGAAGAGCAGCAGGAAGCAGGATGGGGTATTGTGGGTCTTCATGGTGGTGCGGGAGAGGTTGGTGCTCCTCCTTCGGGCTTGGGCAAACCTTTCTCTCACTGTGCTTAAGGTTTTCTGTAATTTCGTTTTCGTTCGCTTCTCAATTCTGATAAAGTTTGGATTTGTTCTCAGTTAAatttgtgtgtgcgtttgttgaGAAGTtacagggagagaaggaacctgtgttgtgtgcgtgtgtgtttgtgtgatggaCCCTTAGCTCAGGGCGTGGTGAATGCGAGGAGTGTTCTGGGCACCGACTAAGCGAGGACCACGAGGATGACTGCACGAGGCTGGCTGACCCTTGCTTTATACCGCTACCCTCGCCTCAGCCtcgtccttcactccctccctcgctcctcccactatttccttccccctcaagaatgttttctactcctcctcctccttgtccttaaCCTCGTCctcatcattctcctccttcagtttttcctcttttccgaCAAGTTCTTGTATCTTCAAGCATATCACATTAATTTGGGTAATCTCAGCGAGGCATGACTAGGAACTCTGCTCTTCTTCCtgatctttctcctcctcgttctccgcctcctccgccttcaGCAGATGACCtcaacttaatttcctttcggCTCATCAACTTAAAAAGCAGAtctaagaaaaagataaaagtttTTTCATGTACATTACCCCAAACACTGCGTCTTTCTTTATGCGTATCTGGGCGTCGCCTTATAATCTGTCCTGAGGCTTCATGAGGCCCGTGTCAGAAGGGGCTTGTCGAGAAGAATCTTGGGAGAGATGTGGAAGAGGCAAAGTGAAGCGGGGGAGGTGCAGGAAGTAGGGGTAATGGGGACTGGGGACGGGACGGTGGGAGGAGCAGTCGAATGGAagagtgtgtagtagtagtggtgggggAACAATGTGGTTGGAGAGCATTGTAGTTGGGCGTGGAAGGGGCGGTGTGGTGGAAGAAGAGTGTTTGGGTTAGTGTGGTGGGGACAGTGTGGTAAAGAAACAATGTTAAAAGAGAAATGTCGTGGTCAGGTGACACTTGAGAGATGTTCTTAAGTAAGGTTTGCTGAAGTACAGTagggatggaagaggaacaGTGTGGTGGGGAATTACCGCAGAGGATATTTTTGTGGAAGAGAGACGGTGTGGTGGATGCGGCGGTGGGAAGGTGTTGGGAGGTGGGGATTTCTTAAATGAGTCATCTATTTTTGTTcctgagaaagaggaaagagatctGAGGTGGAGAAGCGAAGGGAAatacacccctccccctccagcaGCTGTAGGGGGCAGCTGAGAGGGCCCCAGTGTTGCAGGCAGCTTGGGGTTGTGGTAGAAGGAGGTGGAGCTGTGgtgaggaggcgaggcgaggtggtgGCGATGTGGTGATGTATTTTCTGACTTGATATGTTATTGCCATAAAGTTATCGTTATGAAAGCACGAGTAGATGTATTgttatggctgtgtgtgtgtgtgtgtgtgtgtgtgggacttTGGGTCCTTAGCGGTGAATCTGATTGAATAATGCGAAGGTGCGAACACTCCTGTGGGTATAAATAGTATCAATGATGTTTTATAACTAATTTGGGAACGGATctgctgtgtattttttttctctctcctgtgtgtgtgtgtgtgtgtgtgtgtgtgtatcaataatcactgtatatatttttttttctaaagcttCATCAACCGTATCATTCATCAAATTTCAATAATTTCATAACACTCGTTAATCCTCACATATTACCACAGTTTTAAGAATGACCAAGGGAAAATTCGTGCCTTGGGATCATAACGTAATCATTGTGTTACTGAGGAAAGCGGGACAAACGACACACAGCTCGCCTCACGTTCCTGAGCTTCGTCTGGCATTTCGAAAGAGTAGAAAATGTTatttgatgaggaggaggagggataataatgataataataataataatgataatacgaagaggaagtggaggaaaaaagaagaaggaaaaaaaagaagaagaagaagaggaggaggaagagaaagaggataaagtaaaaggaggaaaacgtgGTAAACTTCACACTTAATCATAAGCGTTGGCGCAGGGCAGGTAGCGTCGCCATTCCCAGGCCTTGTTTTATACAATAGGGTGGCCAGTTCCTTCCTCCGCCACCTTTACGTTCCCTATCACAGCTAGAAGGTACCCATTCTGAGGCTTGGGGAACCAGGGAGCGGGCAGCCTTCCCAGAAAAATCTCAGTCATGACAAGGATTCGAACGCGGGACTTTTTGCATTGTAGTTAAacgtttaataataataataataataataataataataataataataataataatctcagaAAAATTCCGGCCGTGATTAGGATTCGAATTCGGGACTTTTTACGTAGTACATATTTAAAACGCTTTACCACCTGAGGTACCGCGCTCGCATTATtgataataacaagaataacaacagcaacaacaaaagcaacaacaacaataataatagtaacaatagtagtagtagtgataataataataataataatagtagtagtagtagtagtaatgataataataataataataataataataataataataataataatgataataataatagcaataatgatgatgataataataataataataataataataataataataataataataataataataataataataaaacgctCCATTGCTTGCGCAGCTCATTAATCTCGTGTTCATCCAAGTGTAAAAGAGGGCAAGATATTTAGCTGCTTGTCAAAATAACTCCCACACAGCCTCCTCCCCCATGAAGACTGCAAACACGAACTCTTCAGGAAACGAACACCACCGCGAGGGATTTCTTGTGTGGATGTAAATTTTCATAAATTGTCCTCTTGAAATATGATCTTCGTAAACTTAAATTTACTTAAAAGAGCATACATCTTATCATTTAGCTAGAAATGCGTTACTGAGTGTTTGGTGGCCAGTGGGTAGCGGggggtagagaggaggaggaggtggctgaGTAGAGACGATGCTGGGTTGGGGGAAGATGGTAGCGGAGGTGCAACAGTGAGCTTTATGAGGGTGTAGGGGTGCGAGTGCATGTGGACGTGTTGAGGGGGGGAGGGTGATGAGGCCGTGATATGGGTGGGCGTGTGAATGTGCCAAATATATTACCTTGGGTTCACCTGTTAAGGCGCCGCGTCGTCCTCTTCATCTCACGCCGGTGCTGATCCTGTCTTACTTCCTGGAGGCCTTGAAATCCGCCGACAATTCTTAATGCCACATTTTATGACTTTAgatcttttttattgttatttgatAGCAGCACAAGTTTTCgctgtttttttattccatcttcTCGCATGCCATAATTGCATGAGATGATTCCCCCAAAAAAAGGCCGGTGTTGTCTGACCTACTTCCTGCCCCGCGACTCTCGGCCTTTTGCAGTGACGCCTAATACCCGGCTGCCTCCCGTCCCAAGGATTTACTTCCCGGGGGCCCGCCGGTTGGGTTTCCCGGAGCCGTAGAGTGACAGAGCATGTAATCACGGACAGCTGAGCCGGGCGCGGGGGTGTCGGCCCAGCGCGGCACCGGCCCGACGCCACGCTGATGGACGGGAGGAAATGTAGGTTaagttttgtgtgtttatgtgtctgCCGTCGCTTCCATCACGGGAGTTGTCTTGCTCCTGGTGTGGCGTTATCAAAACTAAATATTACTTAAGTTGCTCTCTTCCAAGTGTGTTTGAGTCATCTCGGTTCCCATAAAGGTTGCGTGAGGCAACGCGAGCCACTCCAGCCAGGCAGCCTTCATTGAAGCTTTTCAGGGCAGTGTATTTCCATCTTATAACAatgacctgtttttttttttttttgtacgtgttACACTGTTTTCTTGCCTTCGATTAACTGATAACTGAAAGCGTTATTGTCTGACAGCAGCATTATCTTTAGTGTTGCTGCAAATCGTCGCTGGCAGTCCCGACGCCGTCACCACCGGTACGGCTGAATTACTGAAGCAGCGCACGTCACCAGCAGGCTGTGACCCCTCAGGACCCCTAACACAGGGCGTGGTGTGAGGCACAACTATCTGGGCCAGTTATGAGATGGTTAATGTTTCGTGGAAGGGCGTGTACATGGGATAAGGGCGAGATGAGAAGCGGGATGGAGGGCAGTTGATGGACGGCTGACAGCTTATCTCCAGTACAGAGTTCAAACAATTCTTAAATAACAGAACAGAGACCGACTTTCTAAGCGTgaactttcttcactttcaaTACTCAAGAAGTCGGTCACTCGTTTGTAAGTTTTCCTTACGGTCGCGTGGCGTTCCCGCGTGCAGCGTGCCAAGCTGTGGTGGGAATGAGGCACGTATAAAAACATCGTGACGCACTGCCTTCACCCGAGTCCCGCCTTATGTTCCCTGGAAATTTGCCGTTGCCACTTTCTTTACctgtcttttctgtctcttgGTTGACTCGCATTCGTgcccccattcctccctcccccccctctctctctctctctctctctctctctctctctctctctctctctctctctctctctctctctctctctctctctctttttctcgtgaCTCATCCCTCAGACGCATTGCCGCTGCCACACTGCCCACGTCATTCCTCTTGCCTCTCAATCACGTTTCCCGTATATTGCCTGGGCGTGtctgcccttccttccctccacctctcctccacctctcctccacctctccgtCCACTTCACCTTTCTCCGCCTGCTGTCCTCATTACTCAGCCTCACAGCCTCCtgccc includes:
- the LOC135104153 gene encoding soma ferritin-like isoform X2, which gives rise to MKTHNTPSCFLLLFFVSVSLLPCLAISRQEQYADMPTAQEEGEREPGRGGAHYESGFGPQEVQPVARCRHNFHERTEAAISRQINLFLHVGYVYSSMAHHFGSCDVSLPGFEKFFQQMAEEQQVRAGTLSKYQSMRGGVVTMLPVSAPTTINWGTGLEAMQKALDMEKSVNQALLELHLVAQQHEDTHASTFIQTSFLNTQVEKIFTLSQYVTSLERVGPGLGEYLFDKLPQN
- the LOC135104153 gene encoding soma ferritin-like isoform X3, whose amino-acid sequence is MKTHNTPSCFLLLFFVSVSLLPCLAISRQDTYRQYADMPTAQEEGEREPGRGGAHYESGFGPQEVQPVARCRHNFHERTEAAISRQINLFLHVGYVYSSMAHHFGSCDVSLPGFEKFFQQMAEEQQVRAGTLSKYQSMRGGVVTMLPVSAPTTINWGTGLEAMQKALDMEKSVNQVEKIFTLSQYVTSLERVGPGLGEYLFDKLPQN
- the LOC135104153 gene encoding soma ferritin-like isoform X1, with protein sequence MKTHNTPSCFLLLFFVSVSLLPCLAISRQDTYRQYADMPTAQEEGEREPGRGGAHYESGFGPQEVQPVARCRHNFHERTEAAISRQINLFLHVGYVYSSMAHHFGSCDVSLPGFEKFFQQMAEEQQVRAGTLSKYQSMRGGVVTMLPVSAPTTINWGTGLEAMQKALDMEKSVNQALLELHLVAQQHEDTHASTFIQTSFLNTQVEKIFTLSQYVTSLERVGPGLGEYLFDKLPQN